Proteins found in one Pyrus communis chromosome 15, drPyrComm1.1, whole genome shotgun sequence genomic segment:
- the LOC137718300 gene encoding large ribosomal subunit protein eL39z/eL39x: MPSHKSFMIKKKLAKKMRQNRPIPHWIRMRTDNTIRYNAKRRHWRRTKLGF; encoded by the exons ATG CCGTCGCACAAGAGCTTCATGATCAAGAAGAAGCTGGCGAAGAAGATGAGGCAGAACAGGCCCATCCCTCACTGGATCCGTATGAGGACCGACAACACCATCAG GTACAATGCGAAACGCAGGCACTGGCGCCGCACCAAGCTCGGATTCTGA